From a region of the Impatiens glandulifera chromosome 4, dImpGla2.1, whole genome shotgun sequence genome:
- the LOC124936486 gene encoding uncharacterized protein LOC124936486 has translation MASAFRLFQRSTVSVGTFLSRDQGLQSATSIGSRLSKLRGSVPNNLSSSISHTPKNRLFSSRLPVELCCYDSLMPLHSATASSLLISKLSSEVGQWGCLSEGFATPL, from the exons ATGGCTTCAGCCTTCCGTCTATTTCAAAGATCAACGGTTTCCGTGGGAACATTTCTTAGTCGTGATCAAGGACTCCAATCAGCTACATCAATTGGTTCTAGACTTTCTAAACTCCGTGGATCTGTTCCCAACAATCTATCTTCTTCAATCTCTCACACCCCAAAAAATCGTCTATTCTCGTCCAG GCTTCCGGTGGAACTTTGTTGTTATGATTCATTGATGCCGCTCCATTCTGCTACTGCTTCGTCCTTGCTAATATCCAAGTTGTCTTCTGAGGTTGGTCAATGGGGATGTCTTTCTGAAG GATTTGCCACTCCACTATAG
- the LOC124934264 gene encoding PWWP domain-containing protein 6, translated as MATEITKTLDEVGGFGARDDSRLETLIPDSVASVAHVARTEENGAEDNHVDVDEDLADENRVLTVNTTTITTTEVVEIQTTVETSFQGPADEVEMEVDGDVVAAGVCENKTEQEEEEVEQEEGLASLAVDEAEVEAEVDAEGNNDLDEDSEKVVELEKMDIDLNGEEEEENKDDIDSMDGEEKEGYIIGDLVWGKIRSHPWWPGQIYDPLDASDYAKKQKSSGHLVAYFGDGSFSWCSLSQLRHIEEDFDEKSRQSNNKNFTTAVENALNEVIRLAKLKMTCSCIPVEPERQSVENAGIKQGVLVPDHGISLLKTVGFESHELLENIKSIAKFSSAKNRLEVATITGLLSAFNRAKGGHRLAVYNDTCYIDGLEDKKKKDVKKVVLSHLNIPDEIVSDEEFSSLKKKKGGESSIDLHQRKKKSVADLLKESKTVETDDYQTPTLTTKKLKSEKKSKTASESSHKRTKTKINENNENNEKGGDEENVEIVHTPRERKRSKYLSPPYTNPNAFFSKRDFRSDSVEAAKIEPVMNSSESSAKTNSPVTSDSFSIESNETAKEVLSVLKSAALNPLDLKKKNPLGITKGILRLFREAYYLNGSTYKEYHQSQRVGKKRNLDNSRASLGKKKLKACGEDKAKEEKAKPKLLMATFPPGFSLPSKDKIIGMFSKFGLLNEMLTEVSYNSYCARIAFVNSSDAEEAFKACSLGEEKGNPFGDDAAGKVKYRLELATGTEVDAKPRTKNDEDKNRFVFIKKKLEKMASMLEKCDGSLSGERKKKLEDEMKGLLGKVSEMF; from the coding sequence ATGGCGACTGAAATAACCAAAACCCTAGATGAAGTCGGTGGGTTTGGAGCTCGAGATGATTCTCGTCTCGAAACCCTAATTCCTGATTCTGTTGCTTCTGTTGCTCATGTTGCTCGAACTGAGGAGAATGGAGCTGAGGATAATCATGTTGATGTTGATGAGGATCTTGCTGATGAAAATAGGGTTTTAACAGTGAATACTACTACTATTACTACTACTGAAGTTGTTGAGATTCAAACTACTGTTGAAACTAGCTTCCAAGGTCCGGCTGATGAAGTTGAAATGGAGGTAGATGGTGATGTTGTGGCTGCTGGTGTATGCGAAAACAAGACTGAacaggaagaggaagaggtgGAGCAGGAGGAGGGATTAGCTTCACTTGCTGTGGATGAGGCCGAGGTTGAGGCTGAGGTTGATGCTGAGGGGAATAATGACCTAGATGAAGATTCTGAGAAAGTTGTGGAGTTGGAGAAGATGGATATCGATCTTAAcggggaagaagaagaggaaaacAAAGATGATATCGATTCCATGGATGGCGAAGAGAAAGAAGGATATATAATAGGTGACCTTGTATGGGGGAAAATCAGGAGCCATCCATGGTGGCCTGGACAAATTTATGATCCATTAGACGCATCAGATTACGCTAAGAAACAGAAATCGTCTGGACATCTAGTCGCATATTTCGGAGATGGCTCTTTCTCGTGGTGCTCTCTGTCTCAGCTCCGACACATTGAAGAAGATTTCGACGAAAAATCTCGTCAAAGCAACAACAAAAACTTCACAACTGCGGTTGAGAACGCACTGAACGAGGTCATCAGGCTTGCGAAACTTAAGATGACGTGTTCTTGTATACCTGTCGAGCCTGAACGGCAATCTGTTGAAAACGCGGGAATCAAACAGGGAGTTCTCGTGCCAGATCATGGTATAAGCTTGTTGAAGACAGTTGGTTTCGAATCGCATGAGTTACTCGAGAATATCAAATCGATTGCTAAGTTTTCTTCGGCTAAGAATAGGCTAGAGGTTGCAACCATTACCGGTTTGTTGTCTGCTTTCAATAGAGCAAAAGGTGGTCATCGATTGGCTGTGTATAATGATACGTGTTACATCGATGGTCTggaagataagaagaagaaggatgtGAAGAAGGTGGTTTTGTCTCATCTCAATATTCCAGATGAAATCGTGAGCGATGAAGAGTTTTCttctttgaagaagaagaaaggggGTGAAAGCTCAATTGATCTTCAccaaaggaagaagaaaagcGTGGCTGATCTCTTGAAAGAGTCCAAAACTGTTGAGACTGACGATTATCAAACTCCGACTCTGACTACTAAGAAGTTGAAATCCGAGAAGAAAAGTAAGACAGCCAGTGAATCTAGCCATAAAAGGACCAAAACGAAGATCAATGAGAACAACGAGAATAATGAAAAAGGCGGCGATGAAGAAAATGTGGAAATAGTTCATACCCCAAGAGAAAGGAAGAGGAGCAAATACTTATCGCCGCCTTACACAAATCCAAACGCGTTCTTCTCCAAACGGGACTTCAGATCAGATTCTGTCGAGGCAGCCAAGATTGAACCAGTGATGAATTCTTCAGAATCTTCTGCCAAAACAAACTCTCCTGTAACATCAGATTCCTTTTCGATCGAATCCAACGAGACAGCAAAGGAAGTTCTCTCCGTATTGAAGTCTGCAGCTCTCAATCCACTCgatctgaagaagaagaatcctTTAGGTATCACAAAGGGAATTCTCCGCTTGTTCAGAGAGGCTTACTATTTAAACGGATCTACCTACAAAGAGTACCACCAAAGCCAGCGCGTCGGAAAGAAGAGAAATCTGGATAATTCTCGAGCCAGCCTTGGCAAGAAAAAGCTCAAGGCGTGTGGGGAGGACAAAGCTAAAGAGGAGAAAGCTAAACCGAAGTTACTTATGGCGACGTTTCCACCTGGATTCTCGTTACCATCTAAGGATAAGATAATCGGGATGTTTAGTAAGTTCGGGTTACTAAACGAGATGCTGACAGAAGTTTCTTATAACTCTTATTGTGCTAGAATCGCTTTTGTTAATAGCTCAGATGCTGAAGAGGCGTTCAAGGCTTGCAGTTTGGGAGAGGAGAAGGGGAACCCTTTTGGAGATGATGCTGCTGGTAAAGTGAAATACAGACTGGAACTTGCAACTGGTACGGAGGTTGATGCGAAACCAAGAACTAAGAATGACGAGGATAAGAATAGATTCGTATTCATAAAGAAGAAACTCGAGAAGATGGCATCGATGCTGGAGAAATGCGATGGGAGTTTGTCGGgggagaggaagaagaaactGGAAGATGAAATGAAAGGTCTGCTGGGGAAGGTAAGTGAAAtgttctaa
- the LOC124936005 gene encoding 50S ribosomal protein L12, chloroplastic-like, which yields MASTLSTISLIRSPRSNPTISTGVHSPATFLKPAPEFHKQSRRATFLRPLSAVEAPEKVVQLGDEISNLTLADAQKLVEYLQDKLGVSAAAFSPAAVAPAGAGAAVEVAVVEEKTEFDVVIEDVPSSARINTIKAVRALTNLALKEAKELIEGLPKKFKEAISKEEAEEAKKQLEAAGAKVAIV from the coding sequence ATGGCTTCAACTCTCTCAACAATCTCTCTAATCCGTTCCCCCCGATCAAACCCTACAATTTCCACCGGAGTTCACTCACCGGCGACATTCCTAAAACCGGCGCCGGAGTTTCACAAACAATCCCGAAGAGCCACCTTCCTCCGTCCTCTCTCCGCCGTAGAAGCACCAGAAAAGGTAGTTCAATTGGgagatgaaatatcaaatctaACACTAGCCGATGCTCAAAAACTGGTTGAATATCTTCAAGATAAGTTAGGCGTATCAGCAGCGGCATTCTCACCTGCAGCTGTAGCTCCGGCGGGTGCAGGAGCGGCGGTGGAAGTAGCTGTTGTTGAAGAGAAAACGGAATTTGATGTTGTTATTGAAGATGTACCTAGTAGTGCTAGGATTAATACGATTAAAGCTGTTAGGGCTTTGACGAATTTGGCTTTGAAAGAAGCTAAGGAATTGATTGAAGGATTACCGAAGAAGTTTAAAGAGGCGATTTCGAAGGAAGAAGCGGAAGAGGCGAAGAAACAACTTGAAGCTGCTGGAGCGAAGGTTGCTATTGTTTAA
- the LOC124934340 gene encoding monodehydroascorbate reductase 4, peroxisomal, with protein sequence MGRAFVYVILGGGVAAGYAAREFTNRGISHGELCIISEEPVAPYERPALSKGFLLPEDPSRLPSFHTCVGSNGERLTPRWYKEHGIELVLGTGVKSADIKRKTLLTATGETISYKILIIATGARALRLEEFGLNGSGAGNVCYLRDLADATRLVDVMQSSVGGNAVIVGGGYIGMECAASLVINKISVTMVFPEAHCMARLFTPKIAGYYEDFYKSKGVKFVKGTVLESFDINSEEKVTAVNLRDGNTLPADMVVVGIGIRPNTSLFEGQLTLEKGGIKVNAQMQTSNTSVYAVGDVAAFPVKLFGETRRLEHVDLARKSAEHAVSAIMEPNKTGEFDYLPFFYSRIFTLSWQFFGDNIGEVVHFGDFDDGKTIGAYWVSKGQLVGSFLEGGTKEEYEAIARATRAKPVVEDLVELESLGLDFAVTFVSPTTPMVSSGTDLEGPPVLVMEKPLYAWHATAGVVVAASVAAFAYWYGRRRKRW encoded by the exons ATGGGTAGAGCTTTCGTCTATGTCATACTTGGAGGTGGGGTTGCAGCTGGATACGCAGCTCGTGAATTCACAAACAGAGGAATCTCTCATGGAGAACTTTGCATCATCTCTGAAGAACCT GTTGCGCCTTATGAGAGACCAGCACTAAGTAAAGGTTTTCTACTTCCAGAAG ATCCTTCACGTCTTCCATCCTTCCACACTTGTGTGGGCTCCAATGGGGAAAGATTAACTCCTAGATGGTACAAGGAACATG GAATTGAGTTAGTTCTCGGAACTGGAGTAAAGTCAGCAGATATAAAGAGGAAGACTTTATTAACAGCAACTGGAGAAACCATAAGCTACAAAATTCTCATCATTGCTACAGGCGCTCGG GCATTAAGACTCGAAGAGTTTGGATTGAATGGTTCTGGTGCTGGAAATGTTTGTTATTTACGTGACTTGGCTGATGCAACGAGGCTTGTTGATGTGATGCAATCAAGTGTTGGTGGAAATGCGGTTATTGTTGGTGGGGGCTATATAGGAATGGAATGTGCTGCTTCTTTggtgataaataaaattagtgtcACTATGGTTTTCCCAGAGGCACATTGCA TGGCTCGCCTATTTACGCCCAAAATTGCAGGTTATTATGAAGACTTTTataagtctaaaggagttaaattTGTTAAAGGGACAGTCTTAGAGTCATTTGACATAAATTCTGAAGAGAAG GTTACTGCAGTTAATCTCCGTGATGGAAATACTCTTCCTGCAGATATGGTTGTAGTAGGAATAGGTATCCGTCCAAACACATCTCTATTCGAAGGCCAACTGACTCTAGAAAAAGGAGGAATCAAGGTAAACGCACAAATGCAAACCAGTAACACTTCGGTTTATGCTGTGGGAGATGTTGCAGCTTTTCCTGTAAAACTTTTCGGTGAAACCCGTCGTCTCGAGCACGTCGATTTGGCTCGAAAATCTGCAGAACATGCTGTTTCTGCCATAATGGAACCTAATAAAACAGGAGAATTCGATTACCTTCCGTTCTTCTATTCCAGAATCTTCACGTTATCATGGCAGTTTTTCGGAGATAATATCGGAGAAGTAGTACATTTTGGTGATTTCGATGATGGGAAGACCATAGGTGCTTATTGGGTTAGTAAAGGTCAATTGGTTGGTTCTTTCTTAGAAGGTGGAACTAAAGAAGAGTATGAAGCCATTGCAAGGGCTACTAGGGCTAAACCTGTTGTCGAAGATTTAGTTGAGCTTGAGAGTCTAGGTTTGGATTTTGCTGTTACTTTTGTTAGCCCGACTACACCAATGGTGTCATCGGGGACTGATCTTGAAGGGCCTCCGGTACTTGTTATGGAGAAGCCATTGTACGCGTGGCATGCAACTGCTGGTGTTGTTGTGGCGGCATCTGTGGCGGCGTTTGCGTATTGGTATGGGAGGAGACGTAAAAGGTGGTGA
- the LOC124936483 gene encoding polyribonucleotide nucleotidyltransferase 2, mitochondrial, which yields MTPLLSRRFPLRTSLWHAFALNRAGHRINSHGRHTFSSSASTSTLLPDSETPVAGTKFLETFSEEFEIGSRKIKLETGKIARFANGAVLIGVEETKVLSTVASAKGDAARDFLPLSVEYQEKQFAQGVIPNTFMRREGAPKERELLCGRLIDRPIRPLFPAGFYHEVQVTASVLSCDGKQNPDVLAANATSAALMLSDIPWGGPIGVICIGRISGEFIVNPTMDELALSDLNLVYACTRDKTLMIDAQSRGISERDFEHALRIAHPEAIKYIEPQVRLAAKAGKKKKEYKLYMVSEKSLEKIRSLSESPIEAVFTDPSYGKFERGEALDKITQDVKRVLEEECDEESLKFLPKTVDTVRKEVVRKRIIDKGLRVDGRRLDEVRPVFCEAGNLPQLHGSSIFSRGDTQVLCTVTLGAPQDAQRLASLVGPSTKRFMLHYSFPPFCINEVGKRTGLNRREVGHGTLAEKALLAVLPPEDDLKYTIRVNSEVMASDGSTSMATVCGGSMALMDAGIALREHVAGVSVGLVTDIDKSTGKIKDYRIVTDILGLEDHLGDMDFKISGTRSGITAIQLDIKPAGIPLDIICESLEPALKARLQILDHMEREIDSPRTQGERASPRIVTLNYNNESLRRLLGPLGASRKKIEEETGARISVGDGTLTISAKNQAVLEKALEKVDFIIGCEIEVGGTYKGIVQSVKEYGAFVELSGGQLGLLHISELSNEPVSRVSDVVSVGQLLNLKCIGQDVRGNIKLSLKDFSNLNKTVQGLLRHSVEAPVQASVCNIDRQNVDQHSVLGILNRDTTCQNDDTKTSQPSPPFLIRSAEECDEEEKSVGLNKKGEDEDTVTSGLDAQKLKIGTQVMAKVHQIRARGIVLDLGNGIRGMYRFEGNDSTPEFEVGQVLCMKCSTFSSKGIPVMSLVKDDD from the exons atgACACCTCTATTGAGCAGAAGATTTCCTCTTCGGACATCCTTATGGCATGCATTTGCATTGAATCGAGCTGGACATCGCATCAATTCCCATGGCCGCCATACCTTCTCTTCGTCGGCATCAACTTCAACACTCCTACCTGATTCCGAGACTCCTGTTGCCGGAACGAAGTTTCTCGAGACGTTTTCCGAGGAATTCGAGATAGGATCACGCAAAATCAAGTTGGAAACAGGGAAGATAGCTCGGTTTGCTAATGGTGCAGTTTTAATTGGAGTTGAAGAGACTAAAGTCTTGTCTACTGTTGCTTCTGCTAAAGGAGATGCAGCTCGTGACTTCTTACCTCTATCT GTTGAGTATCAAGAAAAACAGTTTGCTCAAGGGGTAATCCCCAACACATTCATGCGGAGGGAGGGGGCACCTAAAGAGCGGGAACTTCTATGTGGTCGTCTCATTGATAGACCCATAAGACCACTTTTTCCTGCTGGCTTTTACCATGAAGTTCAG GTAACTGCAAGTGTTCTTTCTTGTGATGGGAAACAAAATCCAGACGTATTGGCAGCTAATGCAACATCTGCTGCTCTAATGTTGTCAGATATTCCTTGGGGTGGCCCTATTGGAGTAATATGTATAGGGAGGATATCGGGAGAGTTTATTGTTAATCCAACTATGGATGAG CTGGCTTTAAGTGATCTTAACCTGGTGTATGCCTGCACAAGGGACAAAACTTTGATGATAGATGCACAATCTCGTGGGATTTCTGAAAGAGATTTTGAGCATGCGTTAAGGATTGCTCATCCTGAA GCCATAAAATATATTGAACCTCAAGTTAGATTAGCAGCTAAAGCcggcaagaagaagaaggaatacaaattGTACATGGTATCAGAAAAGTCCCTGGAAAAGATTCGGAGCTTGTCTGAATCGCCAATTGAAGCAGTCTTCACAGATCCTTCATATGGAAAA TTTGAACGTGGAGAGGCGCTTGATAAGATCACACAAGATGTAAAGAGGGTACTAGAAGAAGAATGTGATGAAGAAAGCTTAAAATTTCTGCCAAAGACAGTTGATACAGTTAGGAAGGAG GTTGTAAGAAAAAGGATTATTGACAAAGGTTTAAGAGTTGATGGGAGACGTCTTGATGAGGTAAGACCTGTGTTTTGTGAAGCTGGAAACCTGCCTCAACTGCATGGATCATCAATTTTTTCACGTGGAGATACTCAG GTTTTGTGTACTGTGACTCTTGGAGCACCTCAAGATGCTCAGCGTTTGGCCTCCTTGGTTGGTCCCTCAACCAAGCGATTCATGCTCCACTACAGCTTTCCACCTTTTTGTATCAACGAAGTAGGCAAAAGAACTGGATTGAACAGGCGTGAAGTTGGGCATG GCACCCTTGCTGAGAAAGCTCTGCTTGCAGTCTTACCTCCTGaagatgatttaaaatatactatTCGTGTTAATTCAGAAGTAATGGCTTCTGATGGTTCAACATCAATGGCAACTGTTTGTGGAG GCAGCATGGCTTTGATGGATGCCGGAATTGCTTTAAGAGAACATGTAGCAGGTGTTTCAGTGGGACTTGTTACTGACATTGACAAATCAACAGGCAAAATCAAGGATTACCGTATTGTGACTGATATTTTG GGCTTAGAAGATCATCTTGGAGATATGGATTTTAAAATTTCTGGCACACGTTCTGGAATTACTGCAATTCAACTGGATATAAAGCCTGCTGGGATTCCTTTGGACATTATATGTGAATCTTTGGAGCCTGCATTAAAAGCCCGGCTACAAATTCTTGATCACATGGAGCGAGAGATAGACTCACCACGTACTCAGGGTGAAAGAGCTTCTCCTCGAATAG TGACTTTGAATTACAACAATGAATCCCTCCGACGTTTGCTTGGGCCTCTTGGTGCTTCGaggaaaaaaattgaagaagaaacag GCGCACGGATCTCTGTTGGTGATGGCACACTCACTATATCTGCAAAGAATCAAGCAGTGTTGGAAAAAGCTCTTGAGAAG GTGGACTTCATAATCGGTTGTGAAATTGAAGTTGGAGGGACATACAAAGGAATTGTGCAATCAGTCAAAGAATATGGTGCTTTTGTGGAGCTTAGCGGTGGTCAGCTAGGGTTGCTGCACATTTCTGAATTGTCAAATGAACCT GTGTCTCGAGTTTCAGACGTGGTATCAGTTGGGCAACTTCTTAACTTGAAGTGCATAGGGCAGGATGTCCGTGGTAACATCAAATTATCTCTCAAGGATTTttcaaacctaaataaaactGTTCAAGGATTACTAAGACACTCAGTAGAGGCTCCTGTCCAGGCATCTGTTTGCAATATAGACAGGCAGAATGTAGATCAACATTCAGTTCTTGGTATTTTAAATAGGGATACAACATGCCAAAATGATGACACAAAGACTTCTCAGCCATCACCACCCTTTCTGATCCGAAGTGCAGAAGAGTGTGATGAGGAGGAGAAGTCTGTTGGCTTAAATAAAAAAG GCGAGGATGAAGATACAGTTACGAGTGGACTAGATGCTCAAAAGCTAAAGATTGGTACACAAGTTATGGCGAAGGTCCATCAAATTCGTGCACGGGGAATAGTCCTGGATTTGGGGAATGGAATCAGAGGCATGTATCGGTTTGAG GGAAATGATAGTACGCCAGAATTTGAAGTAGGGCAGGTATTGTGTATGAAATGTTCAACCTTTTCTAGCAAAGGCATTCCAGTAATGTCATTGGTGAAGGATGATGATTAG